Genomic DNA from Garra rufa chromosome 18, GarRuf1.0, whole genome shotgun sequence:
tttaaaaaggggatattacttttaaaaattaaaaaaaattttttatcattgtagggtgtttgtgtacacaaacaacatgtaaaagtgagttttgcttccgatgaccccttcaataaagtttttatttttgcacaaaaggtattctcatagctttataaaattaaggttgaaccaatgatgtcacatagactattttaactatgtccttactaactttctgggtcttgaacgtgtcagttgcgttactgtctatgcagtgtcagaaagcttccggatttcaacaaaaatatcttaatctgtgttctaaagaggtttggaacgacatgaggataagcaattaatgacagaattttaaatcCTAACACTAACAAATCTCCCCCATAGTCATCTTttgcaaaaatacatttaataatttaatttaacattttagctCCCTTAATTTCACTTAACTTATATTAAATCAAGTACGAGGAACTTTCCTTCATATCTGAGTGAAATTAactagttttattctgtaaatttCACTACTAGCTTTTAaggccattgcacactgagtccgaaatctGTATATGCGtttttttcatatatgtgaccctggaccacaaaaccagtcttaagtcgctggggtatatttgtagcaatagccaaaaatacattgcatgggtcaaaattattgatttttcttttatgccaaaaatcattaggaaattaagtaaagatcatgttccatgaagattttttgtaaaattcctactgtaaacatatcaaaatgtaatttttgatttgtaatatgcattgttaagaacttaatttggacaactttaaaggtgtttttcttagtattttgattttttgcacccttagattccagattttcaaatagatgtctctcggccaaatattgtcctatcctaacaaaccatacatcaatagaaagcttatttattgagctttcatatgatgtatacatctcagttttgtaaaatgtaaccttatgactggttttgtggtccagggtcacatatgtcatcctttcctatcaaaatgcttgttacggatgcgaaaacacaaaaaatctgatctgaatttttttatgacggacgtgTGTAAACACGATTGACATAACAtgagtcatatttttttttttaacatgcaaaaatttCGGACTTAGTGTGCAATGGCCTTTATAGTGCATTAATAACTATTGTAGCTGAACTGGTTCAGCACTTACCATCAGTCTGTAGAGCCGCCACAAGCAGTTCTCTGCATTTAGTGCGCACGCTGTCCGTTGTGATGGGTGCAGGTGGGAAGGTGGTGAATTTGGGAGTGACAGGGGTGGTGGGAGTTTTTGGTGTCTCGGATTTGTAACTAGAAAGCAAACAACATTTCACCGTTTTGTAAAACTCCTTAAAATAAtatgtactgtaaaaatgtaaatacattgaACTGAGTGTGTGATTACTTtctattcatattttaaaaagaaatgtatactgttaatattgttaaataaataaataaataaataaataaatatatatatatatatataaataaataaataaataaacatatatattatatatgtatatatataaacacacacgttATGTTGGCTATATGCTTTTTTAAAgcgaaaaataaatgaatttttgaataaattttttttttttaaataagatctCTGATACGCATTTAGAAATTATCTaggattaatttttatttcatgctGACGTTATTGGTTAGATTCCACTCACTTTGTGTCACTGGATCCAGGACTGTCTTTAGAAGATGAGGACTGGAGAGGAGATCCTCCTTTTTTCTTCTCCTCTGATTTGCCCTCAGCACCATCTACATAAAAGAAGATTCACAGTCCAGCATTAATATCAGAACACATGCTCATTGCATTTGCTATCACCAAGTTAACTGCTAACATCCGTAATAATAAGTCAAACACTGTCTTTTTAAGCGGTGTATGTGTGAATAGAGATGCAGTACCCAGCAGTTTCTTCCAGGTCTTGATGAGTGATTTGGCCAGAGTCTGCACCTCCTCATCCGAGCTCTGTTTCCGCACCGCATTTACTGACATCCCGATCCGCGTGGACTGCACCGTGGACCGCATTTGAAGAGAAGGAAGATcacatttgttaaataaaacatAAGAGTGGACTATCATAACATCCACAAGTGTTATAAACAACCATATACTGTAGTTTTGAATAACCAAATATTTTGACATTGAATTTTGACATTCATAAGGAAATAAAAGCAAATGACCACTTAAGATTTTCAGCTATTTAAATGTAGTACTACTAGGCATGATTACCTTTACTATTTTAATCACAATAAAATCAGGCACTAATCTGAAAAGACTAAAACACAGCTCTGGGATGCGTTTTCCCCAAGTATTCATTTTTCCTCTGCGTATCACTGCTCTGTTGTGTTTTAATTTCTCCTCAGGGACTAATAAGACAATTTGTCTGTACATTAACTCCAACCTTACTGAATATATCCATTCCAGGGTTATTACAGTTAACTAAATGTCAAATGAAAAccataaaaatacatttcattaCCAGGAATAGAATATAAATTAActgaagtaaaaatatttttaaaacgcTCTCATTTTCATTTGTTTAACTTGATAACTAATCTAagtaaataaactgaaataaaactgaatggaaaCTAGACATGCTAAAATAATACTGATCCATCTAATGACAATAATCCTGCATTAAATGCACTCATATGACATGCATGTAAAGTAGAAAGTTACAAATACACTGTATGCACATACAGAATGGCTCTGTTCAGAATGGAATACTAGCATACTGCAGTACGTAGCGTAcactagtgtaaaaaaaaaaaacatgacaagtACGCAACacttaggcccggtttcacagtcAGGGCTTAgattaaaccaggattaggccatagatcaATGAGGAcacttaagtaatttttataaacattcttagaaaaaaaaaacattactggtgtggatcttaaaacaaaaaaggcactgatatatttttaagatcagtcagtgcaagtttatttcagttgaaacagctcagacttacattttagtctaggactaggcttaagccctgtctgtgaaactgggggtataTCTATGTAATATGCATCtgaggtacactaccagtcaaaagattttgaaaagtaagattttaatgttgaCTTGTTTAATAGTAAGTCTCTTccgctcgccaagcctgcatttatttgatccaaagtacagcaaaaacttaaaaattatatttaaaaacgtaatttattcctgtgatttcaaaacataatttttagcataattactccagtcacacaatccttcagaaatcattctaatattctgatttgctgctcgaaaacatgttttattattactgtttctttaataaataggaagttcagaagaacagcatttatctgaaatataaatcttttgcaacattacaactgtatttatcattacttttgatcaatagcacccttgctaaataaaagtattaatttctatcatttctagtctttataattaaaaaaaaaaaatcataaaaactatacagactccaagcttttgaaagagattacaatgttacaaaagctttttatttcagataaatgctgacctttggatctttctattcatcaaagaatcctgaaataaatgtactcagctgtttcaaatattgataacaataaatgtttcttaattattagaataatttctgaaggatcacgtgacactgaagactggagtaacgatgctaaaaatttagctttgatcacaggaataaattccattttaaaatatgttcaaatagaaagaagttattttaaatagtatttcacaatattactgcttttgctgtattttggattaaataaatgcaggcttggtgagcagaagagaattcttaaaaaaaaaatacaaatcatACTGTttggcagggttgccaggttttcaacaAGAAACCCCTCCCAATTGTAACTCAAAATCGTGTTTCGAGGGGGGTTAAAAATCACCTTCCGGGGAAtaaaatacaagtttttttttgtcgGGATTCCACTGGTAAAATCTCATTTCACAGGCTAAATATGACTTTATTGCCGTAGCTTCAACCAGCGGACATCAAAAACTacccgcagacttggcaacaatgctgttcagaaacttttgactggtagtgtatagaaaaaaaaattttgcatttttaaaaaaatagtatAACTTTTGGCAATACGATCAGATAatggaaaaaatattttgttacaaTGCCCTAATTATTCATTGCATTGTGCACAGTATGCAATATGCACTGTTATATACAGCACTGTCTGGAAAATGTAGGTCATCCAGATAATCTTTGCATGCATGATTTTGGCATACTAAGCACTAATTACATTTTACACACTGCAGAAATAGTACGAGCAGTATgccattccaaacacagccaatGAGAGCAGCAGCATGGGATTCCCTGACTGGAAGAGAAAGCCATGATTATGTAATCCAGCCTAGCACATGCTTTCCCCGCAGACACCATCTCCAGTCCTGTTGAGATACCTGTAGGGTCTCCAAAGACATCTTCATATTCTTCAGCTCCCGAAGAAGGTCAATAGCACCATCCTGAAGATAAAACCACAATGAGGAGAAAAGACAGTTACACAACAACTTCTCAAACCCGTTAGTAAACACTAGCTTCCTCAGCTATAGATTGCTTCATAGAAAAACACAGCCAGTCTGCACATAAAGGCTGTGTTTGGGGACAAAACTGGGACTGACTGGTGTGAAGTGTTGGCTTAAATGAGTCTTTTGTTTGCGCTGGAGAAATTTGGAGAACAACCAGCTGCCAGCTCATCACAGTACACAAACGTTTCAAACATGAGAGTAAAAGCCGATTGTGCATGAAGATTGACCAATAAGAGCACGGCGGTTGTCTGGATGAGGATGAAACAGGTGATAATCACACATAGTAACTAGATCTCCTGCTGGTTTAACGAAGACAAACAGGAACGGACGCGTGGATGAAGCCAACAGTTCTCTCTCCTACCTGTTTTCCAGATGCTATAGCAAATAATGTCACACTTACAGTGTTTTTCTTATGCACCATTTTGTCCAGCTTCTTTGCGATGCGCTCCACTTCTTGGTCCTTCACCATGTTTACAGGTTTAGGGCTGTTTGATGGCGCTCGATGGCCGTGCCTCCATTTATGTGGGGAAAATGCGCCCGTCTCTCTGTGTCTCTTTTAGTGGCAGTATGAGAGGAATCCACTGCCTTTCTCTCCGCTCTAGAATGTTGTATAGCGATGTTCGAATCACCAGCGAGTCGTTCTTTACGGTCGAATCTTTACAGAGAATCAAAACTAACCTGTTCcgaacgattcattcacgaatcaGACTGAATCGGTAAGAGCGGTTCTCGAGTCAACAACTCAACGACTCACAGGAAACGAAGAACCGCGCTTTTTTCTGACATGTTTAATTCGCAATGAACCAAGTCGCGAAAAGAGTAATAACTAATGGGACGAAAGGTAAGTTATTTTAATAGCTGTGATGTTACAAATAAATTATGTGTTCATCATTTTATGAGCTAATTGTATGGCATTAGAATCAGCAATGTTTTGGACGCGTCAAGGGCGCAACAAACTAAACTAGGGACACGTTAAAtcacaataaatacatttaaacgaaTAATACAGAAATATGTGACTTCAATAAAACGTTTAGAGCATGTTAATAGGACACGCCGAGATGCCATTGATCACCTGATGACAAAAGCAGAAAAAGTCACCAAATCGCTTCTTAGAAGCGGTTCTTTGAACGCTCTGTTCAAAAGAACCGATTCTCTGAAATGATTCGGACTGCCCATCGAGTCTGTTTTGAAGCAGGGTGTTATGGGAATTGGAGTTAATTTAAAGAAGCATAGCAGCAAAGCAGTCAAACACAAATTTTGGTCAATTCTAACTAGCAGTTCTGATAATTTTGTCCAGACCATTATCGTAAACACATTTTGTAAACAACTCTGACATTTTATTTTGCTAACAGACTCAGTGCCCTTAGGGTGAATTATATTTGTAGTTGTATCCAAAAATGTATTGGTCAAGTAAAGAAAACGTTacattcacatatgtgaccctggaccacaaaactcatGAAGGttcgttttttttattgaaatttatacatcatacacatttttttttggataggacaatatttggccgagatacaactaattgaaaatctggaatctgagggtgccaaaaaaataaaaaaagtcttcAAAGTTGTCTAGataaagttcttagtaatgcatattactaatcaaaaagtttttatatatttacagtacttaatatcccaatgatttttggcataaaagaaaaatctatcatttttggctattgctacaaatatacagtaCCTGTTCTGCTTAAGACTGTTGTTCTGACTGGTGTACAgtatttgttaatttttaaacCAGATCGATACATatttttatggaagcccgtttccgccactaaatgAAAAATCAAAAAGATAATTGCTGTTCAaatctctgacttttttctcgcagtttGCAGGGGTATAtactctcaattgcgagaaataaagtcagaattacgagagattttaatacatttatagttttaattttagttttacctcacaattgcgacttctagcaattcttaccttttttcagaaaatatttaaaatgttgacttttttcttaacaCTTTTTCATAACATTTTAcaacaaacatttttattaacaattttgcttaaaaaaacatacaaaaataaaatccgaacaatataaatacaatatatttgtAAGAATTTCTGCCTTgacaaaataaagtcaaataaattaaatatttttttacaagtttAATTTAAGAGTCTGCCCTTTAAAATGAACAGCTAATAGATAAAAACAGGAGTGATTTAACCTTATCATGAATGGTTGGTTTAACCTAAAGTTTATAGTTCACGTAATATGCACAGCATACCATAGTTTCATTGTTGTATCTACTGCACTGTTCATTAGTCTTTCATTTAACGaaagtttatattattttaattatatcgaTTAGAATACTTAAATTACATGACTTCTATAAATGTCATTATTATAATGCAATTTTAATAACTATTTTTAAAGAGCTTACTTGATCAAGCATGAAGAAAATTTATTTACAAAACCAtgcagttacaaaaaaaaaaacagcagttaAATAATAAGAGTAGATAAAATATTTATCACATTTGCAAAATGCAAAATTACCCTTGGATTTGCTTGCTTAAATTGTACAatttaatatacataaaaaaaaacttggtaaatggcaattaaacacattttgtaCTAAGCAAAAATTTTACTATGGATAATTTTTGAGTGAAACAGTGACTATTGTTCCTTGGTTGTTGCTCATTTTCCAGATCTCTTGTCAGAATTTGTGGTCATTCATCAATTTCTACATCTAAATCCGGTGAGTTTTCATTTCTACACCTGACAAACATTTTGGTTTTGATTGCCAGCATTCTTCAAAGTACCTACTTTTGAGTTCTCCAGAAGTTAGAAGGCACATGTTGTCATTTACAGAGTTTTTAACACATTTATCACATTAAGCATGCCTGGACATCATGATGAGggataaattattataaaaaatgtatttgttcagTCTGAATCTTTACCAAATGAGGACAGTGTTATTTTGACCTCCTGTGTGTTGTGTTAACAGGTTTAAGTTGAACAAAAATGGACTTTTATCAGTAGAGGGCGTCATTGTAACAGAAGTGCTGAAGTATTTTACCACCTAAAACACACATAAAAAACATTCATGGCACTGCCTtagaaaagaaaacatcaaactAAGTGACATTTATTTTAACCCTTACATTGTCTTAAGGTCATTGTTTTGACCTGTGTTTGGTAAAGTGCCATTCACTTTGGTCTTTCGAGCATGTTATGCAGCCAAACTATTTTTGTAAAACTGTGAATAAAACTTGGCAAAAATATTAGCCACTTTCTAAGATTCGGCTACTCACGTTTACACTATTTTTGAGGGTACAATGGatcatttatattaattaatttttagttTGCAGTTgcaatgtttgtttttttgttgtttaatgCAAGAACGTTATTGACTGGTTGACTTATTTGAATAAGGAAAATAATCAGAGATATATGCtgcctttttttatttaaaagaatgtttgaTTCAAAATAAGTGGTTTAAGTGGCATTCAAGAAGTGAGTTTATGATAAAAGATGCACAAAATGTAGctgtttccaaaaatgtattggtcaaataaagaaaatattacattcacatgtgaccctggacctcaaaaccagccataaggggacaatatttggctgagatacaactatttgaaaatctggaatctaagggtgccaaaaaattgaaatactgagaaaatagcctttgaagttgtctacataaagttcttagcaatgtatattaataaccaaaaattaaatttttatatatttacggtaggaaatatacaaaatatcttaatggaacatgatctttacttaatatcccaatga
This window encodes:
- the tcea2 gene encoding transcription elongation factor A protein 2; translation: MVKDQEVERIAKKLDKMVHKKNTDGAIDLLRELKNMKMSLETLQSTRIGMSVNAVRKQSSDEEVQTLAKSLIKTWKKLLDGAEGKSEEKKKGGSPLQSSSSKDSPGSSDTNYKSETPKTPTTPVTPKFTTFPPAPITTDSVRTKCRELLVAALQTDGDYQTIGVDCEHLAAQIEDWIYQEFKSTDMKYKTRLRSRISNLKDQKNPDLRRNVLCGNISPDRIASMTAEEMASAELKEMRKALTKESIREHQLSKVGGTETDMFVCGKCKGKNCTYTQVQTRSADEPMTTFVLCNECGNRWKFC